A single window of Microbispora hainanensis DNA harbors:
- a CDS encoding MFS transporter, with translation MVCDEPAGRDGPVAGDGARPKDDAALRSPVKQRRDHARSATWTRRLAVTALVLAALNLRPVVTSLGPVLEEARAALGMSGTIAGLLTSVPAVCFALVGSAAPRLARRFGPDGVVFAGMAAVALGLAVRPFVGTTPVFLTLSGLALAGIAVANVLLPVVVKQRFPDKVGMMTGLYSMALNLGASTAAAVTVPLAGAFGGDWRAGLGAWAVLAAVAVPPWAALARDGRREAAHQAGHQAAHQAGHQAGHQAGQRTGREAAPGAERAARGDAPAEAGTAVRVARSPVAWALALFFGLQSSSAYVIIGWLPQIFRDAGLSAETAGLLFAVTSVLGVPLSFLLAAVAGRLRNQSGIAVLLGAFGLAGYAGVWAAPAAAPWLWAVLLGVANCAFPLVLTMIAMRGRDGATVIRLSAFAQSVGYLLSVPGPILVGALYQHTGGWHGPLALVVCLMTAQTAAGYFAGRDRQV, from the coding sequence GTGGTCTGCGATGAGCCGGCGGGTCGCGACGGCCCGGTGGCCGGGGACGGGGCGCGGCCGAAGGACGACGCGGCACTGCGGAGCCCGGTGAAGCAGCGACGGGACCACGCCCGGTCCGCCACGTGGACACGCCGCCTGGCGGTCACCGCGCTGGTGCTGGCCGCGCTCAACCTCCGCCCTGTGGTCACCAGCCTCGGGCCCGTGCTGGAAGAGGCCCGTGCCGCCCTCGGGATGAGCGGTACCATCGCCGGGCTGCTGACGTCGGTGCCGGCGGTGTGCTTCGCGCTGGTCGGCTCGGCCGCGCCGCGCCTGGCCCGCCGCTTCGGGCCGGACGGCGTCGTCTTCGCCGGGATGGCGGCGGTCGCGCTCGGGCTCGCCGTGCGGCCGTTCGTCGGCACCACCCCGGTCTTCCTCACGCTGAGCGGTCTCGCGCTGGCCGGGATCGCGGTCGCCAACGTGCTGCTGCCGGTCGTGGTCAAGCAACGCTTCCCCGACAAGGTCGGCATGATGACCGGCCTCTACTCCATGGCCCTCAATCTCGGCGCCTCGACCGCCGCCGCCGTCACCGTCCCGCTCGCCGGTGCGTTCGGTGGTGACTGGCGTGCCGGGCTCGGCGCCTGGGCCGTCCTCGCCGCCGTCGCCGTGCCGCCCTGGGCCGCCCTCGCCCGGGACGGCAGGAGGGAGGCCGCGCATCAGGCCGGGCACCAGGCCGCGCACCAGGCCGGGCACCAGGCCGGGCACCAGGCAGGGCAGCGGACCGGGCGAGAAGCCGCGCCGGGGGCCGAGCGGGCGGCGCGCGGGGACGCCCCCGCGGAGGCCGGAACGGCCGTACGGGTGGCACGCAGCCCCGTGGCCTGGGCGCTCGCGCTCTTCTTCGGCCTGCAGTCCAGCTCGGCGTACGTGATCATCGGCTGGCTGCCTCAGATCTTCCGCGACGCCGGGCTGTCCGCCGAGACCGCCGGTCTGCTGTTCGCCGTCACCTCGGTGCTCGGGGTGCCGCTGTCCTTCCTGCTGGCCGCCGTCGCCGGCCGGTTGCGGAACCAGAGCGGCATCGCGGTCCTGCTCGGTGCGTTCGGGCTCGCCGGGTACGCCGGGGTGTGGGCGGCCCCCGCCGCCGCGCCCTGGCTGTGGGCGGTGCTCCTCGGCGTGGCCAACTGCGCCTTCCCGCTGGTGCTCACCATGATCGCCATGCGGGGGAGGGACGGCGCGACCGTGATCCGGCTGTCCGCCTTCGCACAGAGCGTCGGCTATCTGCTGTCGGTCCCCGGGCCCATCCTCGTCGGAGCGCTCTACCAGCACACCGGCGGCTGGCACGGGCCGCTTGCCCTCGTGGTCTGCCTCATGACGGCGCAGACCGCGGCCGGATACTTCGCGGGCCGCGACCGGCAGGTCTGA